The genomic segment TCAGCCTTGACCTCGAAATTATCAAAGCCCAGCTCGAATTCCTTCATGCCGCGATAGCCGAGGACCTCGATCTCCCCCCCGGTCATGCCTTCAGACGGGAAGGGGGTTTCGTCAGTACCGCGCTGTTTTTCGGCCAGAAACATGCTCAGCCCCTTATAGCCCGGTTCGTTCGGGTTGGTACGGGCCAGCAGGGTCATGACATCGGCGCGGGCCGCATGGGTGATCCAGGTTTTGTTGCCGGTGATCTTGTAAACATCGCCGTCACGCACGGCACGGGTTTTCAGCGATCCCAGATCGGAGCCCGTATTGGGTTCCGTAAAGACCGCGGTGGGCAGAATTTCCCCGGTGGCGATTTTCGGCAGCCAATATTTTTTCTGGTCTTCAGTGCCGCCGCCCATGATAAGTTCCGCGGCAATTTCCGAACGGGTGCCGAGCGAACCGACGCCGATATACCCGCGGCTGAGCTCTTCGGAGACGATACACATGCTGGTCTTGCCAAGGCCGGATCCGCCATATTCTTCGGGAATGGTCAGGCCAAAGACGCCCATTTCACTCATCTTTTCGATGATTTCCATGGGAATGTAATCGTCTTTTTCATGCCAGTGATGGGCATGGGGCATTACTTCCTCATTGGCAAAACGGCGGAACTGATCGCGGATCATCTCATACATATCATCCAGACCGAGATTGCCGAAGGCGCCACTGTCCAGGCTGTGTTCCACCAGCCGGGCGATTTTTTCCCGGTTTGCCGCCGTATTGCCTTCCCGGATCAGGGTTTGCACTTCCGTCGTGGCAAAGGCAGCAATCTTGTCTTCGGGAACCCACATGTCCCTGGGGCGGATAATCTCGCCCTGGCTCATGGGAATACCGCCCATGATTTGGGCCAGATATTCCCCGAACCCGACCCTGAGAATCAGTTCCTCAAGTTCCCCAAACTTGCCGTCGCGATCAAGAGTTCGGGCCCAGTTCAGCGTTTCGCGCAGGGTTTCCACATAGGTGGCGAGCCAGGAAAAGCCGTGGGCCTCGAATTGATATTGCTGCATCAGTTTGCGGTCCAGACGGCCGTCCTTGACCAGATGGGCCCGCAGAGCTTTCCGTGCCGCTTCAACCAGTGTACCGGCCGCGGCCAGGGCTGCGTCGCATTGGGTAAATAATAAACCGCTCATAGGTGACTGACCTTATCCGTTATTGCCGGCTTCAACGGCGTCTTCAAATGTGTGCAGCCCCGGCCGTTTGGCAGAGACCAGAACAGCCATATTGCCGGGTTTGTGCTGGTTTTTCCACATTTTGGTATGGGCCCGCGGGATATCTTCCCAAGAAAACACTTCGGACATGCAGGGGTCAATCCGCCGCTCAATCACCAG from the Luteithermobacter gelatinilyticus genome contains:
- a CDS encoding acyl-CoA dehydrogenase family protein, whose protein sequence is MSGLLFTQCDAALAAAGTLVEAARKALRAHLVKDGRLDRKLMQQYQFEAHGFSWLATYVETLRETLNWARTLDRDGKFGELEELILRVGFGEYLAQIMGGIPMSQGEIIRPRDMWVPEDKIAAFATTEVQTLIREGNTAANREKIARLVEHSLDSGAFGNLGLDDMYEMIRDQFRRFANEEVMPHAHHWHEKDDYIPMEIIEKMSEMGVFGLTIPEEYGGSGLGKTSMCIVSEELSRGYIGVGSLGTRSEIAAELIMGGGTEDQKKYWLPKIATGEILPTAVFTEPNTGSDLGSLKTRAVRDGDVYKITGNKTWITHAARADVMTLLARTNPNEPGYKGLSMFLAEKQRGTDETPFPSEGMTGGEIEVLGYRGMKEFELGFDNFEVKAENLLGGEEGKGFKQLMTTFESARIQTAARALGVAQNALELGLRYALERIQFGQPIFNFPRVHGKIALAVVEIMMTRQLTYHAARQKDEDKRCDLEAGMAKLLGARVAWSTADNALQIHGGNGYALEYPISRVLCDARILNIFEGAAEIQADVIARRLLG